In Pochonia chlamydosporia 170 chromosome Unknown PCv3seq00009, whole genome shotgun sequence, a genomic segment contains:
- a CDS encoding AIF-like mitochondrial oxidoreductase (Nfrl) (similar to Neosartorya fischeri NRRL 181 XP_001262844.1): protein MAQEFKLKDLTSLSLSPGSKQEVEVEGIDGGKVLLVNIGGKIQALGAKCTHYGAPLAKGVISSDGRVKCPWHGACFSTSTGDVEEAPGLDALPVFKVAERDGAVYVTGDESAIKSSRRKPNISCSGASTGDEKVVIVGGGSATLGAVEGLREKGFTGAITVISNEGYFPIDRPKLSKALMTDLSKLQWRDKGWFENSNVEWVEGEATAVDFGNRKVTTKNGQNISYTKLILATGGTARTLPVNGFRVLGNIFTLRNVHDVKKIVEAIGDKGKKIVIVGASFIGMEVANATCKDNTVTVADMTKVPLERVLGEKVGAGIQKAVEAKGVKFHLGGGIERAEPSTSDPSNVGAVILSDGTKLEADLVILGVGVMPATEYLRDNAVLRLEKDGSIQTDENFQVSGLKDVYAVGDIATHPYSGPGGEGKLVRIEHWNVAQNSGRHVANHIVNPSQKQPHNIPIFWSALGAQMRYCGNTANGWDDVIIQGDPAEAKFVAYYTKGETVVAMASMGKDPLMSQSSELMRLNKMPSKTHIQDGVDVMSVAT from the exons ATGGCCCAGGAATTTAAGCTCAAGGACTTGACGTCCCTTTCCTTGTCGCCCGGCTCCAAACAAGAAGTCGAGGTCGAAGGGATTGACGGCGGCAAAGTCCTTCTGGTCAATATCGGCGGCAAGATTCAAGCTCTCGGAGCAAAATGCACACACTATGGAGCACCTTTGGCCAAGGGTGTCATTTCTTCAGACGGCCGAGTCAAGTGTCCCTGGCACGGTG CCTGcttcagcaccagcaccggcGATGTCGAGGAAGCCCCCGGTCTCGATGCACTCCCAGTCTTCAAGGTCGCCGAACGTGATGGAGCCGTGTACGTCACAGGCGACGAATCTGCAATCAAGAGTTCTCGAAGAAAGCCCAATATTAGCTGCAGTGGAGCTTCTACAGGAGACGAGAAAGTGGTCATTGTCGGAGGCGGTTCTGCTACGTTAGGAGCTGTTGAGGGTTTGCGTGAAAAGGGATTCACTGGTGCCATCACTGTCATCTCGAATGAGGGCTACTTTCCCATTGATAGACCTAAGCTGAGCAAAGCGCTCATGACGGACCTATCCAAGCTGCAATGGAGAGACAAGGGCTGGTTTGAGAACAGCAACGTCGAGTGGGTGGAGGGTGAAGCTACGGCAGTTGACTTTGGGAACCGCAAGGTGACGACTAAGAACGGACAGAATATCTCTTACACGAAATTAATCCTTGCTACCGGAGGAACAGCCCGCACCCTACCAGTCAATGGCTTCCGCGTTTTGGGAAACATCTTTACACTGCGAAATGTACACGATGTGAAGAAGATTGTGGAGGCAATTggtgacaagggcaagaagatcgtTATTGTTGGAGCCTCCTTCATCGGCATGGAAgtcgccaatgccacctgCAAGGACAATACTGTCACGGTGGCAGATATGACCAAAGTTCCGTTGGAGCGTGTTTTGGGCGAAAAAGTTGGCGCCGGCATTCAAAAGGCCGTTGAGGCCAAGGGAGTCAAGTTTCACTTGGGAGGCGGCATCGAGCGAGCGGAACCATCAACGTCAGACCCGTCTAACGTTGGCGCCGTGATCCTCTCAGATGGCACGAAGCTGGAGGCTGATCTGGTCattcttggtgttggtgttaTGCCCGCGACAGAATATCTCAGAGACAACGCTGTGCTGCGTCTCGAAAAAGACGGATCGATCCAGACGGATGAGAACTTCCAAGTCTCCGGGCTCAAGGATGTCTATGCGGTTGGCGATATTGCCACGCACCCGTATTCAGGACCCGGAGGCGAAGGTAAGCTAGTTCGCATTGAACACTGGAACGTTGCCCAAAACTCCGGCCGACACGTGGCAAACCATATTGTGAATCCATCTCAAAAGCAACCCCACAACATTCCCATTTTCTGGTCGGCACTCGGTGCGCAGATGCGATACTGTGGAAATACGGCGAATGGATGGGACGATGTGATTATCCAAGGCGATCCTGCTGAAGCCAAGTTCGTTGCGTACTACACCAAGGGCGAGACGGTTGTAGCCATGGCCAGTATGGGCAAGGACCCGCTCATGTCACAGTCTTCCGAGCTGATGAGACTGAATAAGATGCCGTCCAAGACGCATATCCAGGATGGTGTGGATGTCATGTCTGTGGCAACCTAG